In Notamacropus eugenii isolate mMacEug1 chromosome 1, mMacEug1.pri_v2, whole genome shotgun sequence, one genomic interval encodes:
- the PCNA gene encoding proliferating cell nuclear antigen, with amino-acid sequence MFEARLVQGSILKKVLEALKDFINEACWDISSGGVNLQSMDSSHISLVQLTLRSEGFDTYRCDRNLAMGVNLTSMSKILKCASNEDIITLRAEDNADTLALIFEAPNQEKVSDYEMKLMDLDVEQLGIPEQEYSCVVKMPSGEFARICRDLSHIGDAVVISCAKDGVKFSASGELGSGNVKLSQTSNVDKEEEAVTIEMNEPVQLTFALRYLNFFTKATPLSPTVTLSMSADVPLVVEYKIADMGHLKYYLAPKIEDEGGS; translated from the exons ATGTTCGAGGCAAGGCTCGTGCAGGGCTCCATCCTCAAGAAGGTGCTGGAGGCGCTGAAGGACTTCATCAATGAGGCCTGCTGGGACATCAGCTCGGGCGGGGTGAACCTGCAGAGCATGGACTCGTCCCACATCTCCCTGGTGCAGCTCACCCTCCGCTCCGAGGGCTTCGATACCTACCGCTGCGACCGCAACCTGGCCATGGGCGTTAATCTCACCAG CATGTCCAAAATACTGAAATGTGCCAGCAACGAAGATATTATTACCCTAAGGGCCGAAGACAATGCAGATACGCTGGCGTTGATCTTTGAGGCACCAA ATCAGGAAAAAGTTTCAGACTATGAGATGAAATTAATGGATTTAGATGTTGAACAGCTTGGAATCCCA GAACAGGAATACAGTTGTGTGGTCAAAATGCCTTCTGGTGAATTTGCACGAATCTGTCGGGATCTCAGTCATATTGGAGATGCTGTTGTAATCTCATGTGCAAAAGATGGTGTAAAATTTTCTGCCAGTGGAGAACTAGGAAGTGGAAATGTAAAATTATCACAGACAAGTAATGTTGACAAAGAAGAGGAAGCT GTTACAATAGAGATGAATGAACCAGTTCAGTTGACCTTTGCCCTTCGATACCTGAATTTCTTTACCAAAGCCACTCCACTCTCTCCTACAGTAACACTCAGTATGTCTGCAGATGTACCACTTG TTGTAGAGTATAAGATTGCAGATATGGGACACTTAAAATATTACCTGGCTCCAAAGATTGAGGATGAAGGAGGATCTTAG